The sequence CTATTCACGGCGACAAGTCCAGGTTAGTGATAAGTTTCGTGGTCGATAGTGATTGGATCTCTTGTCTTTATCACCGAATTAATCTGATTGGGATTGGCATCACTTTCATCATCTTAGCTTCCCAATATTGTATTGATCATTTCAATCCTTTTCAGGCATTGAGTGTATCCCATTTCGGTCGTCTTAAACATGGCGCATTTTGCCAAACCGGAGAACGCATTGAAGCGTGCTGATGGTAAGTTCCATTTAGTGCCCATGGATTTGGTTACAGGGTTAGTGAAATGACATTTGGTGTGTTTGCAGAGTTGATCAATGTTGGACAGAAACAAGATGCCCTTCAGGCACTTCACGACCTCATCACCTCCAAGAGGTACAGAGCATGGCAGAAGCCACTTGAGAAGATCATGTTTAAGTATCTGGATCTTTGTGTTGACTTGAAGAGGGGTCGTTTCGCCAAGGACGGTTTGATCCAGTACCGCATTGTCTGCCAGCAAGTCAATGTCAGCTCCTTGGAGGAGGTAATCAAGCACTTTCTTCATCTCTCTACCGACAAGGCCGAGCAGGCTCGTTCCCAGGCTGATGCACTGGAGGAGGCCCTTGATGTCGATGACCTTGAAGCTGACAGAAAGCCTGAAGATTTGCAGCTCAGTATTGTCAGTGGGGAGAAGGGGAAAGATAGATCTGACCGTGAGCTGGTCACCCCCTGGTTCAAGTTTCTTTGGGAGACTTACAGAACTGTGCTTGAGATATTGCGCAACAACTCAAAGTTGGAAGCACTCTATgcggtttgttttttttcttttttgggccTAGGTTATGCTGATTAACCTTTCCTCTCATCTTTAGTTGATTAAGATTTGTTCATTGTGTAGATGACAGCACATAAAGCCTTTCAGTTCTGTAAGCAGTACAAGCGAACAACAGAGTTCCGTAGGCTTTGCGAAATTATTAGAAACCATTTGGCAAACCTGAACAAATACAGAGACCAAAGAGACAGGCCTGACTTGTCAGCCCCAGAGAGCTTGCAGCTCTACCTGGACACAAGATTTGATCAGTTGAAAGTTGCTACTGAGCTTGGACTTTGGCAGGTGTCTTTTCTTTCCACTTGTAATTTTTTCTGATGCTGCTCTCTCTTCCGTTTACTGGAAATAAGTAATAGTGGTTCATTTGTTGTCCAGGAAGCTTTTCGTTCTGTTGAAGATATATATGGATTGATGTGCATGGTCAAAAAGACGCCCAAGTCATCTTTGTTGATGGTCTACTATTCCAAATTGACCGAGATCTTCTGGATTTCTTCTAGCCATCTGTACCATGCTTATGCATGGTTCAAGCTGTTTAGTCTTCAGAAAAATTTCAACAAGAACTTAAGCCAAAAGGATTTGCAGCTAATAGCATCATCTGTTGTCTTGGCTGCATTATCTGTTCCACCGTTTGATAGGTCTCAGAGTGCATCTCACATGGAACTTGAAAATGAGAAAGAACGCAATTTGAGGATGGCCAACCTCATAGGATTCAATCTTGAACCTAAATTTGAGGGCAGAGATATGGTAACATACGCTCTGATGTTACTTTATTGATGTATATATTCCACCCTTTATTTTCTGATTTGTTATTTCTAATCCCGTGCATTTCTTTTACAGCTTTCAAGGTCAGCTCTTCTGTCAGAGCTGGTGAGCCTCTAGCAGCCACATCACACTGTTGATATTCTCTTACTATGGTTTGGAATATGTATCGCCGCCTTACTGGCATCTAATTTTCATGTTTCTAGGTTTCAAGAGGTGTTTTGAGCTGTGCATCTCAGGAGGTCAAAGATCTCTTCCATGTTTTGGAGCATGAGTTTCACCCACTTGATCTTGGCTCCAAGATTCAGCCTTTGCTCGAAAAAATTTCCAAATCTGGTGGGAAGCTGTCGTCAGCTCCTTCTTTACCTGAAGTGCAACTCTCCCAATATGTTCCTTCTTTGGAGAAACTCGCTACTCTGAGGCTACTTCAACAGGTAATGAGTGTTCTTTGTTCTCtactttgtgtgtgtgtgtggaggTGGGGGGTTAATATTCATTCAACCATTTTGAGTTTCTTTCTTTGTAGTCAAAACTCATacatctctttttatttttccagGTGTCTAAGATTTATCAGACTATAAAAATTGAGAGTTTATCTCAGTTGGTACCCTTCTTCGAATTCTCAGTGGTAGAGAAGATTTCTGTTGATGCTGTGAAGAACAGTTTTGTGGCCATGAAAGTTGATCACATGAAGGGTGTTGTAATTTTTGGAAATTTGGTAAGCTTCTGTTGAtctttttgttcaaaatttCTTACATCATGCCCATCATTGAATGATATAGCTCTTCATTTTTGACTCTTTGgtatatacttattttattcAATCAAATGTACTTTTCCTATTAGGGTATCGAGTCTGATGGACTGAAGGATCATCTGGCTGTTTTTGCTGAGTGTTTGAGCAAAGTAAGAGCTATGCTGTATCCTGTTCCAAGTAAAGCATCAAAGCTAGGTGGCATATTACCAAATCTAGCGGATACTGTTGAGAAGGAGCATAAAAGACTGCTTGCTCGGAAATCAATCATTGAAAAGAGGAAGGAGGATCAAGAGCGCCAGCAACTAGAAATGGTAAGGCTATTTCTCCATTGTGGTTTTTATACTTATCCATTGATATGACGCTGTACTGCTTAAAGATAATTCCTTGATTTGATGTTTGTTTTTGAAGGAACGGGAAGAGGAACAGAAACGGCTTAAGCTTCAGAGGCTAACTGAGGAGGCAGAACAAAAGAGGCTTGCAGCAGAGCTTCAGgagagaaggaaacaaagaatccTGAGGGAGATAGAGGAGAAGGAACTTGAAGAAGCTCAGGCATTGCTGGAGGACACAGAGAAACGCATGAAAAAGGGAAAGAAGAAGACGCTTTTAGATGGAGTAAGTTTACCAACAGAATATGTTAGATATATTGTAGCTCATCACTGGTTTGCAATTACTAATATGGCTCGACTTATACTACTAAATGTAGGAGAAGGTGACAAAGCAAACTGTGATGGAGAGGGCCTTAACTGAGCAGCTCAAGGAAAGGCAGGAAATGGAGAAAAAACTCCAGAAACTTGCCAAAACTATGGATTATTTGGAACGAGCAAAGAGAGAAGAGGCTGCTCCACTGATTGAAGCTGCATATCAGCGAAGACTGGTTGAGGAAAGAGAGTTTTATGAACGCGAGCAACAGGTAAAATGTTACTATTACAGTAGCTTTTCTTCTCGTACAACTTGGCTCTGCGTTGAAAGTATACGAAGTCCTtaatctctcttctctttttcagCGTGAAGTTGAACTCAGTAGAGAGCGTCATGAGAGTGACTTGAAGGAGAAGAACAGGTTGTCCAGAATGTTGGAGTTTAAGGTCAGTTTTGGCATGTCTGAAATTACATCACTTTGATTCATTTCAATACtctcttgtttcttttcttcGTATATTTAACTATTTGTTTCCAAGCTACTCAAAATCAAATCTTTGTGTGTCCAGGAAACATTCCAAGGGGAAGTGATTAGTCGTCGACAAGCAGAGTTTGACAGAATAAGGACGGAGAGAGAAGAGCGCATAAGCCAAATCATTCGAGCAAGGAAGCAAGAAAGGGACATCAAGAGGAAGCAGATGTATTATTTGACAAGTGAAGAAGAAAGGATAAGAAAGCTgcaggaagaagaggaagctcGCAAGCTTGAAGGTGAGTGAGATATGTTTCGATAAATACACATCATTTTACATTGATACTGGAGTTATCTAATAGAAGCTCCCTTGTTTCGGGTTTAACTCTTCTTATATATAGAAGCCGAGAAACGCAAGAAGCAAGAAGCTGAACACAAAGCAAAGATGGATGAAATCGCTGAAAAGCAAAggcagagagaaagagagcttgaggagaaagaaaagaagaggcGGGAAGAGGTGTTGAAGGGAACTGATGCACCACCTGCTCGCCCTGCAGAACCTGCAGTTGCTACTGCTGCTGGGCCACCAGCATCAGGTGCTGGTAAATATGTTCCTAGGTTCAAGCGTCAGACAGCTGAGGCCTCAGGCCCAGCAGCACCAACACCAGCTGCAGAAGCTGACCGCTGGGCCAACCGTGGACCACCTCCAGCAGATGACCACTGGGGAAGCAACAGAGGACCGTCTCAGAAATCTGACAGGTGGACCGGTGGCAGGGAA is a genomic window of Brassica napus cultivar Da-Ae chromosome A2, Da-Ae, whole genome shotgun sequence containing:
- the LOC106401144 gene encoding eukaryotic translation initiation factor 3 subunit A; this encodes MAHFAKPENALKRADELINVGQKQDALQALHDLITSKRYRAWQKPLEKIMFKYLDLCVDLKRGRFAKDGLIQYRIVCQQVNVSSLEEVIKHFLHLSTDKAEQARSQADALEEALDVDDLEADRKPEDLQLSIVSGEKGKDRSDRELVTPWFKFLWETYRTVLEILRNNSKLEALYAMTAHKAFQFCKQYKRTTEFRRLCEIIRNHLANLNKYRDQRDRPDLSAPESLQLYLDTRFDQLKVATELGLWQEAFRSVEDIYGLMCMVKKTPKSSLLMVYYSKLTEIFWISSSHLYHAYAWFKLFSLQKNFNKNLSQKDLQLIASSVVLAALSVPPFDRSQSASHMELENEKERNLRMANLIGFNLEPKFEGRDMLSRSALLSELVSRGVLSCASQEVKDLFHVLEHEFHPLDLGSKIQPLLEKISKSGGKLSSAPSLPEVQLSQYVPSLEKLATLRLLQQVSKIYQTIKIESLSQLVPFFEFSVVEKISVDAVKNSFVAMKVDHMKGVVIFGNLGIESDGLKDHLAVFAECLSKVRAMLYPVPSKASKLGGILPNLADTVEKEHKRLLARKSIIEKRKEDQERQQLEMEREEEQKRLKLQRLTEEAEQKRLAAELQERRKQRILREIEEKELEEAQALLEDTEKRMKKGKKKTLLDGEKVTKQTVMERALTEQLKERQEMEKKLQKLAKTMDYLERAKREEAAPLIEAAYQRRLVEEREFYEREQQREVELSRERHESDLKEKNRLSRMLEFKETFQGEVISRRQAEFDRIRTEREERISQIIRARKQERDIKRKQMYYLTSEEERIRKLQEEEEARKLEEAEKRKKQEAEHKAKMDEIAEKQRQRERELEEKEKKRREEVLKGTDAPPARPAEPAVATAAGPPASGAGKYVPRFKRQTAEASGPAAPTPAAEADRWANRGPPPADDHWGSNRGPSQKSDRWTGGRERAGPPPAEGGDRWVPGPRGSDRPSGGDAWRSGEERRSPFGSSKPRPAQR